Genomic window (Candidatus Hydrogenedentota bacterium):
GACCACATGGCTGTTGTGGAACTCAAGAACGTGCGCGTTGGCGCGACGCGGGCCGAACAGGACGCCTGGGTCCTCGAATGCTACGTGCAGGACAATCCCGCGGTCCTGCTTGTAGCCAACCGGTATTTCTTCGCCGCAGTGGACGCGATCCGCATTGAGCGGACCGGCGGGAAAGAAGCCGCGCAAGAACCGGAATGAGCGCCGGCGCCGGAGCTCACGCCCGCGGACGCGCCAACAGCTCCTGCACTCTGGCGAGCAACGTCTGCGGCGTCAGCGGTTTCGACAGGAAGGCGTCCGCATGCATCGCGGACAGGTCGTCCGCCGTGCGCGGGGCGAAATCAAAGCCACGCTGGCTTTCCACCGCCGTGATCATCATGACGAGCACATGCTGAAGCTGCGGGTCTGTCTTGATCCGTTCCGCGACCTGGAAGCCCGCGTCAAGACTGCCCATCATCAGGTCCGTGATCACGAGATCCGGCGCTTTCTCAACCATATGCGCCAGCGCCTGCTCGCCGTCCGTGAAGCAATCCACAACGTATCCGGCGCCGCCCAGTACGAACCGATGGAACTCCAGGAGGTCGGGGTCGTCATCGATTACCACGATGCGCCGCCCGGCCGCTTGCCCCGTAGTAGCCTCGGTATTTTCAACGGACACGGTCCTGTCTCCCATCACCTGAAGACACTATAGGACCCGCGCTTCCGGAACTCAAATGTCTCAAACGCCCCCCCCCGCGCGAACACCTTGCCCTGACATGAAGCAGTCAAGACGGGGCTCAAAGGCGATACAGGAATCCGGCCGCCGCCCTGCACGGACCGCGGCCGGAAGGATAGGAACAGGGGCAATTATTGAGCAACCGGCAATTGCACGCTCCCGCTTTTCACCACGCTGTCGCCGGTTTGGGCCGAAAGCAGCAGATTCTCCCCGAGAGCGGGCGCCTGGAAGAATCCGATTGTGGCCGTGCCGCCCACGACCGGCGCCCGGCCGACCGGGTAAGGCCCGTTCGGGGTGTCCTGATACGCCGTGATAACCGCGCCTTCCACCGCGTACTGGATGACCAGGTCGTCGAGGCCGACCGCGCCGAGCACGAAGTCGCCCGGAAGCGTGATGACGTTCGGGTCGCTGGTCCAGATTTCGAGCGTCGGATCGCCGATCACGTGGTATAGCAGCAACTCATCGTAAGCGTTCGCGTACGACGTGCCGTCCGTGTCCAGCCCGATGCGCGAGACCAGGTACAACTTGGCGTGATTGAGGATATCGCCGAGCCGGCGCTTCGACTTGTTGTTGCCGAAGTCGGGGAGCACGCTCGGCCAGATGGCGTCGAAGAGCCCTCTCGCGAGCAGAGAATTGGTCGTACTGGGGCTGACTCGGGTATCCCCGATGAGGCCGACCGCACCGTTCACCGGGTCGCGGAGCAGCCTTTCCGCGAAGTAGCTGTTGGCTGGCGTCGTGCCCTCCGCCG
Coding sequences:
- a CDS encoding response regulator, yielding MSVENTEATTGQAAGRRIVVIDDDPDLLEFHRFVLGGAGYVVDCFTDGEQALAHMVEKAPDLVITDLMMGSLDAGFQVAERIKTDPQLQHVLVMMITAVESQRGFDFAPRTADDLSAMHADAFLSKPLTPQTLLARVQELLARPRA